A single Ferrovibrio sp. MS7 DNA region contains:
- the purT gene encoding formate-dependent phosphoribosylglycinamide formyltransferase codes for MTPIAKILLLGSGELGREFVISAKRLGAYVIACDSYPKAPAMQVADAFEVFSMLDGAALSAAIDKHKPDFVVPEVEAIRTEVLKDYEEKGQKIVPSARATVMTMNRDRIRDVAANELGLPTSKFTYAESLDEMRAAVAQIGLPCVVKPVMSSSGKGQSTVRLDAEVDKAWDYAVAGMRGDRKRVIVEGFIAFDYEITLLTIRTRDGVVFCPPIGHRQERGDYQESWQPTPMSAKAVAEAQRQAKAVVDNLGGYGLFGVEFFVKDDAVIFSELSPRPHDTGMVTLISQNLTEFDLHARAILGLPIPSITQHGASASAVILADRDATEFGFEGVAEALKPAAAGVDLDIRIFNKPTTRPYRRMGVALALLRDGTTDQARAAAKAAADKVKIIYKG; via the coding sequence CGGCGATGCAGGTGGCGGACGCGTTCGAGGTCTTCTCGATGCTGGATGGTGCGGCGCTCTCGGCGGCCATCGACAAGCACAAGCCGGATTTCGTGGTGCCCGAGGTCGAGGCGATCCGTACCGAGGTGCTGAAGGATTACGAGGAGAAGGGCCAGAAGATCGTCCCCTCGGCGCGCGCCACGGTGATGACTATGAACCGCGACCGTATCCGCGATGTCGCCGCCAACGAACTCGGCCTGCCGACCTCGAAATTCACCTATGCCGAAAGCCTCGATGAGATGCGCGCGGCCGTGGCCCAGATCGGTTTGCCCTGCGTGGTCAAGCCGGTGATGTCGTCATCCGGCAAGGGCCAGAGCACGGTGCGGCTGGATGCGGAAGTCGACAAGGCCTGGGATTATGCCGTGGCCGGCATGCGTGGCGACCGCAAGCGCGTGATCGTCGAGGGTTTCATCGCCTTCGATTATGAAATCACGCTGCTTACCATCCGCACCCGCGATGGCGTGGTGTTCTGCCCGCCGATCGGTCATCGCCAGGAACGCGGCGACTATCAGGAGAGCTGGCAGCCGACGCCGATGTCGGCCAAGGCGGTGGCCGAGGCGCAGCGCCAGGCCAAGGCGGTGGTGGACAATCTCGGCGGCTATGGCCTGTTCGGCGTCGAATTCTTCGTCAAGGACGATGCGGTGATCTTCTCCGAGCTATCGCCGCGCCCGCATGACACCGGCATGGTGACGCTGATCTCGCAGAACCTCACCGAGTTCGACCTGCATGCCCGTGCCATCCTCGGCCTGCCGATCCCCAGCATCACGCAACATGGCGCCAGCGCCTCGGCCGTGATCCTGGCCGACCGCGATGCCACCGAATTCGGCTTCGAGGGTGTCGCCGAGGCGCTCAAGCCGGCTGCTGCCGGCGTTGACCTCGATATCCGTATCTTCAACAAGCCGACGACGCGGCCCTATCGCCGCATGGGCGTGGCGCTGGCCCTGCTGCGCGATGGCACCACCGACCAGGCCCGTGCTGCCGCCAAGGCCGCTGCAGACAAGGTGAAGATCATCTACAAAGGCTGA
- a CDS encoding N-formylglutamate amidohydrolase encodes MKSIATGAPLLHADELPACQVHYEHGRSAFLLVCDHGGNRLPRAVGGLGLDAAELERHIAWDIGAAALAVKLAQKLDACLIVQPYSRLVIDCNRPPLSAAAIASQSEATVIPGNLDLASADAAARRRDIFAPYHDRITAELDARAAAHQPTILVALHSFTPVYLNEHRPWQAGVLYHRDARLGHILLDLLRAEGGLVVGDNQPYSIDDETDYTIPIHGEQRALPHVALEIRQDLLADETGLAIWAERLARLLGRAELLFNEAL; translated from the coding sequence ATGAAAAGCATCGCTACCGGCGCCCCCTTGCTGCACGCCGATGAACTGCCGGCCTGCCAAGTACATTACGAGCATGGCCGTTCGGCCTTTCTGCTGGTCTGCGATCATGGTGGCAACCGGCTGCCGCGCGCAGTCGGCGGTCTTGGCCTCGATGCAGCCGAACTGGAACGCCACATTGCCTGGGATATTGGGGCGGCGGCGTTAGCGGTCAAACTCGCCCAGAAGCTTGATGCCTGTCTGATCGTGCAGCCGTACTCCCGTCTTGTCATCGACTGCAACCGACCGCCTCTGTCTGCGGCGGCTATCGCATCACAAAGCGAGGCGACCGTGATTCCCGGCAACCTGGATCTCGCGTCAGCGGATGCAGCGGCACGGCGGCGTGATATCTTCGCGCCATACCACGACCGCATTACCGCTGAACTCGATGCCCGCGCTGCAGCGCACCAGCCAACGATCCTGGTGGCGTTGCACAGTTTCACGCCGGTCTATCTCAACGAGCATCGCCCATGGCAGGCTGGTGTGCTTTATCACCGCGATGCCCGGCTTGGCCATATCCTGCTCGACCTGCTGCGTGCCGAGGGCGGGTTGGTGGTGGGTGACAACCAGCCCTATTCCATCGACGATGAGACTGATTACACCATTCCCATTCATGGCGAGCAGCGGGCATTGCCGCATGTCGCACTCGAAATACGCCAGGACCTGCTGGCCGACGAAACCGGTCTGGCGATCTGGGCCGAACGGTTGGCGCGGCTGTTGGGACGTGCCGAATTACTATTCAATGAGGCTCTGTGA
- a CDS encoding transglutaminase family protein, whose protein sequence is MVASIFSSPQPTVNVLALSYPDGHAPTRLLTVRHATVYRYSEPVQLGEHRVMFRPRESHDLRLLQTSLMIQPRPADLYWIHDIFDNSVAVATFSGETTELRFESTVMIEHIEAASPEYRLENAASYYPLYYSDTERTDLAQCLQQRYPSTELWEWTQSFLRLPVSGHTMALLRAITAAINETFYYSRRAERGVQTPDETLAYRRGTCRDFALLMIEAVRSLGFAARFVSGYIFVPGAGTDLIVDDGATHAWLQVYLPGAGWVDFDPTNKIVGNRNLIRVAMAWDHAQVLPLWGTFVGRPSAFLSMDVAVSVLEQSAAPQFSGQNNSFQTHN, encoded by the coding sequence GTGGTAGCTTCCATTTTCTCCTCCCCCCAGCCGACGGTGAATGTACTGGCCTTGAGCTATCCTGACGGCCATGCCCCAACCCGCCTGCTTACGGTCAGACACGCCACCGTATACCGCTATTCCGAGCCAGTGCAGCTTGGCGAACACCGGGTGATGTTCCGCCCGCGCGAGAGTCATGACCTACGCCTGCTGCAAACCAGCCTGATGATCCAGCCGCGGCCGGCCGATCTCTACTGGATTCACGACATATTCGACAATTCCGTTGCCGTAGCGACATTCAGCGGCGAGACCACCGAGTTGCGTTTCGAGAGCACGGTAATGATCGAGCATATCGAAGCAGCCAGCCCGGAATACCGGCTGGAGAATGCCGCCAGCTACTATCCGTTATACTACAGCGACACTGAACGCACCGATCTCGCGCAATGCCTGCAGCAGCGCTATCCCAGCACCGAATTGTGGGAATGGACTCAGAGCTTTCTGCGCTTGCCGGTCTCAGGCCACACCATGGCCCTGCTGCGCGCTATCACCGCAGCAATCAATGAAACCTTCTACTACAGCCGACGGGCCGAACGCGGCGTGCAAACGCCGGACGAGACACTGGCATATCGGCGAGGCACCTGCCGCGATTTCGCCCTGCTGATGATCGAGGCGGTTCGCTCACTGGGTTTTGCGGCCCGCTTCGTCAGCGGCTACATCTTCGTACCCGGCGCCGGCACTGACCTGATCGTGGACGATGGCGCCACCCATGCCTGGCTTCAGGTCTATCTACCGGGAGCTGGCTGGGTCGATTTCGATCCAACCAACAAGATCGTCGGCAACCGCAACCTGATTCGCGTCGCAATGGCCTGGGATCATGCCCAGGTACTGCCACTCTGGGGCACCTTCGTAGGCAGGCCCTCCGCCTTCCTGAGCATGGATGTTGCCGTCAGCGTCCTTGAGCAGAGTGCGGCGCCACAGTTCAGCGGCCAGAACAACTCATTCCAGACGCATAACTGA
- a CDS encoding transglutaminase-like domain-containing protein has translation MQIRLGYELIYECPQPTPMILALSVHYSRASDIVIPDLMTTNPRVPISAYRDQFGNWCTRLTAPPGRTRIAATGVVRDSGLPDEVVTSAHQHLIEELPEEVLVFLLGSRYCDTDHLTNAAWGLFDRFPPGWARVQAICDFVHNHITFGYEHASASKTAAQVFQDRRGVCRDFAHLAVAFCRCMNIPARYCAGYLSDIGIPPPYGVMDFAGWFEAYLGGRWYTFDPRNNMPRIGRVLIARGRDAADVAISSTFGPNKLVSFLVDCDEITEPH, from the coding sequence ATGCAAATTCGTCTCGGCTATGAACTGATCTACGAATGTCCGCAGCCCACCCCGATGATCCTGGCGTTGAGCGTCCACTATTCGCGGGCCTCCGATATTGTCATCCCCGACCTTATGACAACTAACCCGCGCGTGCCGATTTCCGCTTATCGCGACCAGTTCGGTAATTGGTGCACCCGGCTTACCGCGCCGCCCGGCCGTACCCGCATCGCCGCCACCGGCGTGGTGCGCGATAGCGGCCTGCCCGACGAAGTTGTGACCTCGGCCCACCAGCATCTCATCGAGGAATTGCCCGAGGAGGTCCTGGTTTTCCTGCTCGGCAGTCGCTACTGCGACACCGATCACCTGACCAACGCAGCCTGGGGCTTGTTTGACCGCTTCCCACCAGGCTGGGCGCGCGTGCAGGCGATCTGCGATTTCGTCCACAACCACATCACCTTCGGCTACGAACATGCCTCCGCCAGCAAGACCGCTGCCCAGGTGTTCCAGGATCGCCGGGGCGTGTGCCGCGACTTCGCGCATCTCGCCGTGGCCTTCTGCCGCTGCATGAACATCCCGGCCCGCTATTGCGCTGGCTATCTCAGCGACATCGGCATTCCGCCGCCCTACGGCGTGATGGATTTCGCCGGCTGGTTCGAAGCCTATCTCGGCGGTCGCTGGTATACCTTCGATCCGCGCAACAACATGCCGCGCATCGGTCGGGTACTGATTGCACGCGGTCGCGATGCTGCCGATGTCGCGATCAGCAGCACGTTCGGCCCCAATAAGCTGGTCAGCTTCCTGGTCGATTGCGACGAGATCACAGAGCCTCATTGA